A genomic region of Anaerolineales bacterium contains the following coding sequences:
- a CDS encoding acylneuraminate cytidylyltransferase: MKSKKPQVLAIIPARGGSKSIPRKNVRLFAGHPLLAFSIAAALQAETVTRTIISTDDEEMAAIARGLGAEAPFIRPAEHAQDNTLDLPVFEHALTWLAKNEGYKPDIVVQLRPTSPLRPRGLVDEAVQLLLKNPKADSARGVVPSGQNPHKMWRVDADGVMQPLLKVRGIAEPYNAPRQQLPATYWQTGHVDAIRSSVILKKHSMSGDVILPVMVDPAYTVDIDTMSDWQRGEWLATSGELDAVWPGPLPRPYPKQVKLLVLDFDGVLSDNRVWVDENGKESIAANRSDGLGLRQLQETGVKVFVLSREENPVVARRCEKLGIAHRQGIKAKGEALRQLLSELNIAAEHTVFLGNDTNDLPCFPIAGCAVAVADSHPAVLQQADQRLSQQGGHGAVRELCDLIMAINAKKD, from the coding sequence ATGAAATCCAAGAAGCCTCAAGTCCTTGCCATCATTCCCGCCCGCGGCGGCTCCAAGAGCATCCCGCGCAAGAATGTGCGCTTGTTCGCTGGGCACCCGTTGCTGGCCTTCAGCATCGCCGCCGCCCTGCAGGCAGAAACCGTCACACGTACGATCATCTCTACTGATGATGAAGAGATGGCGGCGATTGCGCGCGGCTTAGGCGCCGAGGCACCTTTCATCCGCCCCGCAGAGCACGCCCAGGACAATACGCTAGACCTGCCCGTGTTTGAGCATGCCCTGACCTGGCTCGCCAAGAACGAGGGCTATAAGCCAGACATCGTTGTGCAGCTGCGCCCCACATCCCCATTGCGCCCGCGTGGCCTAGTGGATGAGGCCGTGCAGTTGCTGCTCAAGAATCCCAAGGCCGATTCGGCCCGCGGCGTAGTGCCCAGCGGACAAAACCCCCACAAGATGTGGCGCGTGGATGCCGATGGCGTGATGCAGCCACTGCTGAAGGTCAGGGGCATCGCTGAGCCTTACAACGCGCCGCGCCAACAGCTGCCGGCCACCTACTGGCAGACCGGCCATGTGGATGCCATTCGCAGCTCGGTCATCCTCAAGAAGCACTCCATGAGTGGGGATGTGATCTTGCCTGTGATGGTAGACCCGGCCTACACCGTGGATATTGACACGATGAGTGACTGGCAGCGCGGCGAGTGGCTGGCTACCTCCGGCGAGCTGGATGCCGTGTGGCCCGGCCCGTTGCCGCGCCCGTACCCCAAGCAGGTCAAGCTGCTGGTGCTGGATTTTGACGGTGTGCTCAGCGATAATCGCGTCTGGGTGGATGAGAACGGCAAAGAATCGATTGCCGCCAACCGCAGCGACGGTTTGGGCCTGCGCCAACTGCAAGAGACCGGCGTGAAAGTGTTTGTGCTCTCGCGTGAGGAAAACCCGGTGGTGGCGCGCCGCTGCGAGAAGCTGGGCATCGCCCACCGCCAGGGCATCAAAGCAAAAGGTGAGGCCCTGCGCCAACTGCTATCCGAACTCAATATTGCTGCCGAGCACACGGTGTTCCTCGGCAATGACACCAATGACCTGCCATGCTTCCCCATCGCCGGCTGTGCGGTGGCCGTAGCCGATTCGCACCCGGCGGTGCTG
- a CDS encoding SDR family oxidoreductase — translation MPTTMIQSAFDLTGRVALVTGAAGLLGKQFCRTLVQAGASVALVDLNPAALAALQAELGERSLAVQCNVSDKAAVQAAVQTTLDTFGRLDILVNSAALDPKFDAGEAGKHSSSFEDYSLENWNNSLSVNLTGAFLFSQASVPHMLSQGRGAIINICSTYGLGGPDQRIYQREGQPPSFKPVDYTVTKAGILGLTKYLATYYGTQNIRVNALTPGGVRNTQDEEFVKAYSARAAMGRMANQDEMNGALLFLASDASSYMTGANLVVDGGWTAW, via the coding sequence ATGCCCACCACGATGATTCAATCTGCATTTGATCTCACTGGCCGCGTGGCTCTGGTCACTGGCGCTGCCGGTTTGTTGGGTAAGCAGTTTTGCCGCACTCTGGTGCAGGCTGGCGCCTCTGTAGCCCTTGTAGACCTCAACCCCGCCGCGCTGGCTGCTTTGCAGGCCGAGCTCGGCGAACGCAGCCTGGCGGTGCAGTGCAATGTGAGCGATAAGGCCGCGGTGCAAGCCGCCGTACAAACCACCCTCGATACATTTGGCCGCCTGGATATCTTGGTCAATAGCGCCGCACTGGACCCCAAGTTTGATGCGGGCGAAGCGGGCAAGCACAGCTCATCGTTTGAAGACTACAGCCTGGAAAATTGGAACAATTCGCTCTCCGTCAATCTGACCGGGGCCTTCCTATTCAGCCAGGCCAGCGTGCCGCACATGCTCTCGCAGGGCCGCGGCGCCATCATCAATATCTGCTCCACCTATGGCCTGGGTGGGCCAGACCAGCGCATTTACCAGCGCGAGGGCCAGCCGCCTTCCTTCAAGCCGGTGGATTACACCGTCACCAAGGCGGGCATCCTCGGGCTCACCAAATACCTGGCTACGTATTACGGCACACAAAATATCCGCGTCAATGCCCTCACCCCCGGTGGGGTACGCAACACGCAAGATGAAGAATTCGTCAAAGCCTATTCCGCTCGCGCCGCCATGGGCCGCATGGCCAATCAGGATGAAATGAACGGCGCGCTGCTGTTCCTGGCTTCGGATGCCTCCAGCTACATGACGGGCGCCAATCTGGTTGTAGATGGTGGCTGGACGGCGTGGTAA
- a CDS encoding Gfo/Idh/MocA family oxidoreductase, with protein sequence MKILIAGYGSIGKRHFNNLRALGVKDFVFLRSNNSTLDVSELAEYPVEHSVEAALAYKPDAVVISNPTALHLDVAIPAAAQGCSLLMEKPISHSLARLDELRQAAAAGGSRILVGFQWRFHPTLQKAAEILQSGQLGRVLSARAHWGEYLPNWHPYEDYRKSYSARADLGGGVVLTLCHPFDYLRWLLGEVDSVWATLARSGELEIAVEDQAEVGLQFANGALGSVHLDYVQQPPSHTLQIVCSQGRLEWNAASGALVQISATGEQREFALEAGFERNHLFIDQTRHFLEVTQGSAQPLCSLEDGISALEIALAAHHAHDAGARVQLERA encoded by the coding sequence ATGAAGATCCTTATTGCCGGCTATGGCTCGATCGGCAAACGCCATTTCAATAATCTACGCGCCCTCGGCGTGAAGGATTTTGTCTTCCTACGCAGCAACAACAGCACGCTGGATGTTAGTGAGCTGGCTGAATATCCCGTGGAACACAGCGTAGAAGCTGCGCTGGCATATAAACCCGATGCTGTGGTGATCTCCAATCCCACCGCGCTGCATCTGGACGTGGCCATTCCTGCCGCGGCCCAGGGCTGCAGCCTGCTGATGGAGAAGCCCATCAGCCACAGCCTGGCGCGCTTAGATGAGCTGCGCCAGGCCGCCGCAGCCGGCGGCAGCCGCATCCTGGTGGGCTTCCAGTGGCGCTTCCACCCCACACTGCAAAAAGCAGCCGAGATCCTGCAATCCGGCCAGCTCGGCCGCGTGCTCTCGGCGCGCGCCCATTGGGGCGAATACCTGCCCAATTGGCACCCCTACGAAGACTATCGCAAGAGTTACAGTGCCCGCGCCGACCTGGGTGGTGGGGTGGTGCTCACCTTGTGCCATCCGTTTGATTATCTGCGCTGGCTGCTCGGCGAAGTGGATTCCGTATGGGCCACGCTGGCGCGCAGCGGTGAGCTGGAGATTGCTGTGGAAGATCAGGCCGAAGTGGGCCTGCAGTTTGCCAACGGGGCGCTAGGCAGTGTACACCTGGATTACGTACAGCAGCCGCCCAGCCACACGCTGCAGATCGTGTGTAGCCAGGGCCGCCTGGAATGGAACGCCGCCAGCGGTGCTCTCGTGCAAATCAGTGCCACTGGTGAGCAGCGCGAGTTTGCCCTTGAAGCAGGTTTTGAGCGCAATCACCTGTTTATTGACCAGACGCGCCACTTTTTGGAGGTGACACAAGGGTCGGCGCAGCCGCTGTGCAGCCTGGAAGACGGTATCAGCGCTCTGGAGATTGCTCTGGCCGCGCACCACGCCCATGATGCCGGGGCACGCGTGCAGCTGGAGCGGGCATGA
- a CDS encoding sulfotransferase — MSSPLRKALRAITGDEAAAKGSTLPPLSAAELAEVKEFFPLQKFFVLGQPHSGGGVLARLLNLHADLYCGTGAHFFTRRPVLSELFTPSEEPAVAALSPAALRAMADFLLERQAHPLGKRVAGDQSQNELGGRAVQEMHHLYPDASLIHIVRDGRDVLVKQRLQELTGGATANPRRERSRPADNVAIFAPGWLSEATRHWANGVSETDRLGHQLYGESYYSLRYEDLLARPFDMLAKVWAFLGLEADGLEAKVSAEIAQDEELALDKNPQAVWRQFFTPGDKNILKENVDKALLKWGYEVGTDWG; from the coding sequence ATGAGTTCGCCTTTACGCAAAGCCCTGCGCGCCATCACGGGCGATGAGGCGGCTGCCAAAGGCAGCACGTTGCCGCCGCTTTCTGCAGCCGAGCTGGCTGAGGTCAAAGAATTCTTTCCGCTCCAAAAATTCTTCGTGCTCGGGCAGCCGCATTCTGGCGGCGGCGTGCTGGCGCGGCTACTGAACCTCCATGCTGATCTGTATTGCGGTACTGGAGCGCACTTCTTCACGCGCCGCCCAGTGCTGAGTGAGCTCTTCACCCCATCTGAAGAGCCGGCGGTCGCCGCGCTCTCACCGGCAGCGTTGCGCGCCATGGCCGATTTTCTGCTAGAGCGCCAGGCGCACCCGCTGGGCAAACGTGTGGCCGGTGACCAAAGCCAGAATGAGCTCGGCGGACGCGCGGTACAAGAGATGCACCACCTGTATCCGGATGCCAGTCTCATTCACATTGTGCGCGATGGGCGTGATGTGCTCGTCAAGCAACGCCTGCAAGAGCTCACCGGCGGCGCTACCGCCAACCCGCGCCGTGAGCGCAGCCGCCCCGCTGACAACGTAGCCATCTTTGCCCCCGGCTGGCTTTCTGAAGCCACGCGTCACTGGGCTAATGGCGTGAGCGAGACAGACCGCCTCGGCCACCAGCTCTATGGCGAGAGCTATTATTCGCTGCGCTATGAGGACTTGCTGGCGCGGCCTTTCGACATGCTGGCCAAGGTGTGGGCCTTCCTTGGGCTGGAGGCCGATGGCCTCGAAGCCAAGGTCAGCGCAGAGATCGCTCAAGACGAAGAGCTGGCTCTCGACAAAAACCCACAAGCGGTGTGGCGCCAATTCTTCACCCCCGGTGACAAGAACATCCTCAAAGAGAACGTTGACAAAGCGCTGCTCAAATGGGGCTACGAAGTGGGAACCGATTGGGGATGA
- a CDS encoding glycosyltransferase family 2 protein, producing MRVGQNPIKSVESIAPPAPVTVVVISYIPFLSGYYTHSLELLKLCLGSLHANTEGAYDLMVFDNGSCAEVREYLLAEQTAGRIQYLTLSERNLGKPAAWNICFAAAPGEFIAYADADVYFYKGWLPSSLDALRTLPQAGMVTAMPMLTPQKYSTATVKWAKAQRGAKLETGALFSWDDFWKHARSLGNSEEHGRAFFKDNKAVRLSYKKRQYWVGAAHFQFMARKRILQQVLPIPAEKPMGRVRLLDEAINALGFLRLSTAEWHVQHMGNQLPAAGDLLDSSLALPATAHRTRAASFWAWPPLRKLLQWLNGWTFDRIHRTQK from the coding sequence ATGCGCGTCGGCCAGAATCCCATTAAGTCGGTCGAGAGCATTGCTCCGCCTGCACCGGTGACGGTAGTGGTCATCAGCTATATCCCCTTCCTAAGCGGCTATTACACGCATAGCTTGGAATTGCTCAAGCTATGCCTGGGCAGCCTCCATGCCAACACCGAAGGTGCTTACGACCTGATGGTTTTCGATAACGGCTCGTGCGCCGAGGTGCGCGAATATCTGCTGGCCGAACAGACGGCTGGCCGTATTCAGTACCTGACCCTGTCGGAGCGCAATCTGGGCAAGCCGGCCGCCTGGAATATTTGCTTCGCCGCCGCCCCGGGTGAGTTCATCGCCTATGCCGATGCGGATGTGTACTTCTACAAAGGCTGGTTGCCTAGCAGCCTCGATGCGTTGCGCACGCTGCCACAAGCCGGCATGGTGACAGCCATGCCCATGCTCACCCCGCAAAAATACTCCACCGCTACGGTCAAATGGGCTAAAGCCCAACGCGGCGCCAAACTGGAAACTGGCGCGCTGTTTAGCTGGGATGATTTTTGGAAGCACGCCCGCAGCCTGGGCAATAGCGAGGAGCATGGCCGCGCCTTCTTTAAAGACAACAAGGCCGTGCGCCTGAGCTATAAGAAGCGGCAGTATTGGGTGGGCGCGGCCCACTTCCAGTTCATGGCGCGTAAGCGCATCCTGCAGCAGGTGCTGCCCATCCCGGCAGAGAAGCCGATGGGCCGCGTGCGCCTGCTGGATGAAGCTATCAACGCCCTCGGCTTCCTGCGCCTCTCTACGGCAGAGTGGCACGTGCAGCATATGGGTAACCAGTTGCCAGCCGCCGGCGACCTACTGGATAGCTCGCTGGCCTTGCCAGCAACAGCCCACCGCACGCGTGCAGCCAGCTTCTGGGCCTGGCCGCCGCTGCGCAAGCTGCTGCAGTGGCTCAACGGCTGGACCTTTGACCGCATTCACCGTACACAAAAATGA
- a CDS encoding glycosyltransferase family protein, whose protein sequence is MSTPKVVAIIQARMGSSRLPGKVLADLHGQPVLAWVLRRTQRAAGIHQVAVAAPSGELDDPLAAYCAEQGIPCVRGSLHDVLDRYMQAARETEADVIVRITADCPFIDPGLLGEYVQKFVSADPPLDFAANRLPQGRTIPIGLDAELCTRAALETAWREAQEPHQREHVMPFFYEHPERFRIAEFTQQPAYGNLRWTVDTPEDLELARAIASHFADDTFSWKDILALFEANPDLANINASVQHKDYRQVDDRR, encoded by the coding sequence ATGAGCACGCCCAAAGTCGTCGCCATTATCCAGGCACGCATGGGCTCCAGCCGCCTGCCCGGCAAAGTATTGGCTGACCTGCACGGCCAGCCGGTACTGGCCTGGGTGCTGCGCCGCACGCAGCGCGCCGCCGGCATCCACCAGGTGGCCGTCGCCGCACCCAGTGGGGAGCTGGATGACCCGCTGGCGGCCTATTGCGCCGAGCAGGGCATCCCCTGCGTGCGCGGTAGCCTGCACGATGTACTCGACCGCTATATGCAAGCTGCGCGAGAAACCGAAGCGGACGTCATTGTGCGTATCACCGCCGATTGCCCCTTTATTGACCCCGGCTTGTTGGGCGAGTATGTGCAAAAATTTGTCAGCGCGGACCCGCCGCTGGATTTTGCTGCCAACCGCCTGCCGCAAGGGCGCACCATTCCCATCGGTCTGGATGCAGAGTTGTGCACGCGTGCCGCGCTCGAAACCGCCTGGCGTGAGGCGCAAGAACCGCACCAGCGTGAGCATGTCATGCCCTTCTTCTATGAGCATCCCGAGCGCTTCCGCATCGCTGAATTTACCCAGCAACCAGCCTATGGCAACCTGCGCTGGACGGTAGACACACCCGAGGATCTTGAGCTGGCCCGCGCCATTGCCAGCCATTTTGCGGATGACACCTTCTCATGGAAAGACATCTTGGCTTTGTTTGAAGCCAATCCAGATCTGGCCAACATCAATGCCAGCGTGCAGCACAAGGACTACCGCCAGGTAGATGACCGCCGATGA
- a CDS encoding glycosyltransferase: MKVLYVSQQHGPHDRRFLAAIAEAGHTCVFLCTAPERVQAEQLPADVQLVRGRVADVARQYQPDVVHAGPLHTCAWQARTAQPLVAMSWGSDILYTAKRNWLAGYKTRAALRAARVLIADCQAVVDAAAELGFDPARAVIFPWGIDLQRFQPQANSPLRQQLGWQDAFVLLHLRSWEPVYDTETALRAFLALAPSQPQLRLLLPGGGSLAPRIHALVKASGFADRIHMPGYIAQDNLPAYYAAADLYLSASRSDGSSVSLMEALACGLPALVSDIPANREWVEAGEQGWLFPVGDSAALADKIVAAMQNTDLQAIGQRARQRAEQRADWAKNKLGLQRAYELAVA; this comes from the coding sequence ATGAAAGTCCTGTACGTCAGCCAACAACACGGCCCACATGACCGCCGCTTCCTTGCTGCAATTGCAGAGGCGGGACACACCTGTGTGTTTTTGTGCACCGCCCCGGAGCGCGTGCAGGCGGAGCAGTTGCCCGCTGACGTGCAGCTGGTGCGCGGCCGTGTGGCGGATGTAGCGCGCCAATACCAGCCGGATGTTGTGCATGCTGGCCCGCTGCATACCTGCGCCTGGCAGGCGCGCACTGCACAGCCTCTGGTGGCCATGAGCTGGGGCTCCGACATTCTCTATACTGCAAAGCGCAACTGGCTAGCTGGTTACAAAACGCGCGCCGCTCTGCGTGCCGCCCGTGTGCTGATTGCCGACTGTCAGGCCGTGGTGGATGCTGCCGCAGAGCTGGGCTTCGACCCGGCGCGTGCTGTCATCTTCCCGTGGGGCATTGACCTGCAGCGTTTCCAGCCGCAGGCAAATAGCCCGCTGCGCCAGCAACTGGGCTGGCAGGATGCTTTCGTATTGCTGCACTTGCGCAGTTGGGAGCCTGTCTACGATACCGAGACCGCGCTGCGCGCTTTCCTGGCGCTGGCGCCCAGCCAACCGCAGCTGCGCCTGCTGCTGCCCGGCGGCGGCAGCCTGGCGCCACGCATTCATGCGCTGGTAAAAGCCTCCGGCTTTGCCGATCGTATCCACATGCCCGGCTATATTGCTCAAGACAACTTGCCTGCCTATTACGCCGCAGCCGACCTGTACCTGAGTGCCTCACGCAGTGATGGTTCTTCAGTTTCGCTAATGGAAGCGTTGGCCTGTGGGCTGCCTGCCCTCGTGTCTGATATTCCCGCCAACCGCGAATGGGTAGAAGCCGGCGAGCAAGGCTGGCTCTTCCCAGTGGGTGACTCAGCCGCACTTGCCGATAAGATTGTGGCTGCGATGCAAAACACTGACTTACAAGCCATCGGGCAGCGCGCCCGCCAGCGTGCCGAACAACGTGCCGACTGGGCAAAAAATAAGCTGGGCCTGCAACGCGCCTATGAATTGGCGGTGGCATGA
- a CDS encoding N-acetylneuraminate synthase family protein: MEIDIQGRKVGLQHPTYFIADIAANHDGNLDRAIELIRLAKEAGADAAKFQNFRAPKIVSDYGFRSLGGQLSHQAAWTKSVVEVYEDASIPFEWTPLLKEACEEFDIHYFSSPYDHDAIDMLVPYVPAFKAGSSLMSWPEAIVRMASFGKPILMATGDCDMADVERAMAMVQPVNQQIVLMQCNTNYTASDSNYDHLHLNVLKTYAQKWPNVILGLSDHTQGAAPVVGAVALGARVIERHFTDSNDREGPDHKFALNPANWAHMVSEVRILERALGSEQKFVAENEKDTYIVQRHCLRVARDVKAGEVFTEDMLEVLRPAVEGALMSWDIPQVLGRKAAADMPFGKEVRQSDLA, encoded by the coding sequence ATGGAAATCGATATTCAAGGTCGCAAAGTTGGCTTGCAGCACCCTACCTACTTTATTGCGGATATCGCTGCCAACCATGACGGCAATTTAGACCGCGCCATTGAGCTGATTCGTTTAGCCAAAGAAGCTGGCGCCGATGCAGCCAAGTTCCAAAACTTCCGCGCCCCCAAGATCGTCTCTGACTACGGTTTCCGCTCGCTGGGTGGCCAGCTCTCGCACCAGGCCGCCTGGACCAAGAGCGTGGTCGAGGTCTACGAGGATGCCTCGATTCCCTTCGAATGGACCCCGCTGCTCAAAGAAGCCTGCGAAGAGTTTGATATTCACTACTTCTCCTCGCCTTATGACCATGACGCCATCGACATGCTCGTGCCCTATGTGCCTGCCTTCAAAGCTGGCTCCAGCCTGATGTCCTGGCCCGAAGCCATCGTGCGCATGGCCAGCTTTGGTAAACCGATCCTGATGGCAACCGGCGATTGCGACATGGCCGACGTGGAACGTGCCATGGCCATGGTGCAGCCGGTCAATCAGCAAATTGTGCTGATGCAGTGCAACACCAACTACACTGCGTCCGATAGCAACTACGATCATTTGCATCTCAATGTGCTCAAGACCTATGCCCAAAAGTGGCCCAATGTCATCCTGGGCTTGTCAGACCACACGCAAGGGGCTGCCCCCGTAGTGGGCGCAGTGGCGCTGGGGGCGCGTGTGATCGAACGCCACTTCACGGATAGCAATGACCGCGAGGGACCTGACCACAAATTTGCCCTCAACCCAGCCAACTGGGCGCACATGGTGAGCGAAGTACGCATCCTGGAACGGGCGCTTGGCTCTGAGCAGAAGTTTGTGGCCGAGAATGAGAAGGACACCTACATCGTGCAGCGCCATTGCTTGCGCGTAGCGCGGGATGTGAAAGCGGGCGAAGTCTTCACCGAAGACATGCTCGAAGTGCTGCGCCCGGCGGTCGAAGGCGCATTGATGTCGTGGGATATTCCGCAGGTGCTCGGCCGCAAAGCCGCTGCCGATATGCCCTTTGGCAAAGAAGTGCGCCAGAGCGACTTGGCCTGA
- a CDS encoding SDR family oxidoreductase codes for MSQPRLLVTGASGLLGSNLALLAAAHYTVVGVSNQHPLAQAPFATLQADLLAAGAVARVLDEAQPDWVVHCAALADIDACERQPALAHKLNTELPGELARETARRNLRFVHISTDAVFDGSQAPYKETDAPNPLSVYAKTKRMAELAVKAAHPQWLILRPNLFGWSPNGAHSLAEFFYNKLAAGEAVNGFTDRLFTPLHVGFLSEIILELLSANAHGIYNAGSRDSLSKYDFGVMIARQFGFDEALVRPLHAEASAPRSADLRLNVSRLSQALGRRLPSVAEGVARLHAELDNGHRQTVRALAGRLASL; via the coding sequence GTGAGCCAACCGCGCCTCCTGGTGACAGGCGCCAGCGGCCTGCTGGGCAGCAACCTGGCTCTGCTAGCTGCTGCCCACTACACCGTGGTGGGCGTGAGCAACCAGCATCCGCTGGCCCAGGCGCCCTTTGCGACGCTACAAGCGGATTTGCTTGCAGCGGGCGCGGTGGCACGCGTGCTGGATGAGGCCCAGCCAGATTGGGTGGTGCACTGCGCCGCCCTGGCCGATATTGACGCGTGCGAACGCCAGCCAGCGTTGGCTCACAAGCTCAACACGGAGCTGCCCGGCGAGCTGGCGCGCGAAACGGCGCGCCGTAACCTGCGCTTCGTACACATTTCCACGGATGCGGTGTTTGACGGCAGCCAGGCACCCTACAAAGAGACCGATGCGCCTAACCCGCTGAGCGTGTACGCCAAGACCAAGCGCATGGCGGAGTTGGCAGTGAAGGCGGCCCATCCGCAGTGGCTGATTTTGCGGCCCAACCTGTTCGGCTGGAGCCCCAACGGCGCTCACAGCCTGGCCGAGTTCTTTTACAACAAGCTCGCCGCGGGTGAAGCGGTCAACGGCTTTACTGACCGTCTCTTCACTCCGCTGCATGTGGGTTTCTTGTCAGAGATTATTCTGGAGCTGTTGTCTGCCAATGCGCACGGCATATACAACGCCGGCAGCCGCGACAGCCTGAGCAAGTATGACTTTGGCGTGATGATTGCGCGGCAGTTTGGCTTTGACGAAGCGCTGGTACGCCCCCTGCACGCCGAAGCTAGCGCGCCGCGTTCAGCGGACCTGCGCCTGAATGTGAGTCGGCTGAGCCAAGCGCTCGGCCGCCGCCTGCCCAGCGTGGCCGAAGGCGTGGCACGCTTGCATGCTGAGTTAGATAACGGCCACCGCCAGACGGTGCGTGCCTTGGCCGGCCGCCTGGCCAGCCTGTAG
- the pseB gene encoding UDP-N-acetylglucosamine 4,6-dehydratase (inverting) codes for MNWKNQTILITGGTGSFGKACIRILQEKYQPEKIIVFSRDELKQHEMREAGFNQENLRYFIGDIRDEQRLKRAMDGVNIVIHAAALKQVPACEYNPMEAIKTNILGTANVIEAALENNVEKVLALSTDKAVSPANLYGATKLAAEKLTVQSNAYSGDRPTRFACVRYGNVVGSRGSVVPIFLRQREAGKFTITDERMTRFWLSLEQGVDFVLNCIEIMHGGEVFVPKLPSTTITDLAQAIAPEAEIEVVGIRPGEKLHEVLISEDEARSAVELESMYVIQPAQGPFFVHTWADKGKALPEGFHYVSNENEQMLSPAEIRDIIAPIEADMKAGKLA; via the coding sequence ATGAATTGGAAAAATCAAACCATCCTCATCACTGGCGGCACGGGCTCCTTCGGTAAGGCTTGCATTCGCATTCTTCAAGAGAAATACCAGCCGGAGAAGATCATTGTCTTCAGCCGTGATGAGCTTAAGCAGCACGAAATGCGCGAGGCGGGCTTCAATCAGGAGAACTTGCGCTATTTCATTGGCGATATTCGTGATGAGCAGCGTCTCAAGCGCGCCATGGATGGCGTCAACATCGTCATCCACGCTGCCGCGCTCAAGCAGGTGCCAGCGTGTGAGTACAACCCGATGGAAGCCATCAAGACCAACATCCTCGGCACGGCCAATGTGATTGAAGCCGCGCTGGAGAACAACGTAGAGAAAGTCTTGGCGCTCAGCACAGACAAAGCCGTCAGCCCGGCCAACCTCTATGGCGCCACCAAGCTGGCCGCCGAGAAGCTCACCGTGCAAAGCAACGCCTACTCCGGTGACCGCCCGACGCGCTTCGCCTGCGTGCGCTACGGCAACGTGGTCGGCAGCCGCGGCAGCGTGGTGCCCATCTTCCTGCGCCAGCGTGAGGCGGGCAAGTTCACCATCACCGATGAGCGTATGACGCGCTTCTGGCTCTCACTTGAACAGGGCGTTGATTTTGTACTGAATTGCATTGAGATCATGCATGGCGGCGAAGTGTTTGTGCCCAAGCTGCCCAGCACCACCATCACAGACTTGGCCCAGGCGATTGCCCCGGAGGCCGAGATCGAAGTCGTAGGCATCCGCCCCGGTGAGAAGCTGCACGAAGTGCTGATCTCCGAAGATGAAGCGCGCTCCGCGGTAGAGCTGGAGAGCATGTACGTCATCCAGCCGGCCCAGGGCCCGTTCTTTGTACACACCTGGGCTGATAAGGGCAAAGCGCTTCCCGAGGGCTTCCATTACGTCAGCAATGAGAACGAGCAAATGCTCAGCCCGGCTGAGATCCGTGACATCATTGCGCCGATTGAGGCGGATATGAAAGCAGGCAAGCTGGCGTGA
- a CDS encoding class I SAM-dependent methyltransferase, whose translation MTGTQTNLDEREIKRQVREFYDRVGWQEISDGLFQNARYEDLRPVSQEYIHRAHLRVKRHLAPSGRLLLDAGSGPIQYPEYLEYSAGYQKRVCADVSITALQAARKRIGDKGLFVVSDVTRLPFASDVFDGVVSLHTIHHVPESEQVTGYRELYRVLAPGRSAAVVNGWGDAPLDTFFVKLTDFIKRVRGAAPEKDHLPQEKTMGRGTFVKKRGYRELRQALSGYFPIDIYVWRTLGTHFLRFYIREPWAGRFWLKVLYRLEELFPRFFGKHGRYPLIVFSK comes from the coding sequence TTGACTGGGACACAAACCAACCTGGATGAGCGCGAGATCAAGCGCCAGGTACGCGAGTTTTATGACCGCGTAGGCTGGCAGGAGATTTCGGACGGCTTGTTCCAAAACGCGCGCTACGAAGACCTGCGCCCGGTTTCGCAGGAGTACATTCACCGCGCCCACCTACGCGTCAAGCGCCACCTGGCGCCCAGCGGCCGCCTGCTGCTGGATGCTGGCTCTGGCCCAATTCAGTACCCAGAGTATCTTGAATATTCGGCCGGCTATCAGAAGCGCGTGTGCGCGGATGTCTCCATCACCGCGCTGCAAGCCGCCCGCAAGCGCATTGGTGACAAAGGCTTGTTCGTCGTTTCCGATGTGACCCGTTTGCCGTTTGCCAGCGATGTGTTTGATGGCGTGGTGTCCCTGCATACCATCCACCATGTGCCCGAGAGTGAGCAGGTCACCGGCTACCGTGAGCTGTACCGCGTGCTGGCGCCGGGCCGCAGCGCCGCCGTGGTCAACGGCTGGGGCGATGCCCCGCTGGACACGTTCTTCGTCAAGCTCACAGATTTCATCAAGCGTGTGCGCGGCGCCGCACCGGAGAAAGACCATCTGCCGCAGGAGAAGACCATGGGACGCGGCACCTTCGTCAAGAAGCGCGGCTACCGCGAGCTGCGCCAGGCATTGAGTGGTTACTTCCCCATCGATATTTACGTGTGGCGCACGTTGGGTACTCACTTTTTGCGCTTCTACATTCGTGAGCCGTGGGCCGGGCGCTTTTGGCTCAAAGTGCTGTATCGTTTGGAAGAATTGTTCCCGCGCTTCTTTGGCAAGCACGGCCGCTACCCCCTGATTGTGTTTAGTAAGTAA